In Acidobacteriota bacterium, one DNA window encodes the following:
- a CDS encoding penicillin-binding protein 2, translated as MNRRRLLVVVAGLLLGAIAVVARSFQITVVEHGDWARRAVRQQQHIIEVPVPRGDIKSSDGYILATSIDRVAIQVNTRHLEYPEIFVPAVAPLLGQSEEDLERRLGGGPRSIWLAQRVPLQLAEQVADLAPRAVALVPDYERVYPQARLAAPVIGFVGREELRTVGRSGFEHHFDAYLAGEPEQYLAVNDAIQRKVQLQRMQRGRAGLDLQLTLMAKLQARCEAFLERAIETHDAHAASAVVVDVKSGRILALASLPSFDPANPGAEKPENWRLRPVQDAVEPGSTVKPFIAAAALSANVVRPGERFRCLDHGSRVAGYWIRDHADPGRYTIDEIVAYSANAGIIEVAERLPEDVLWKSFDAFGFGRRTGVGFPAEARGLLPETRTWSKLSRAGFALGQELIVSPLQMAMAYAAIANGGWLVQPQLLMPEESASRAPEPVERTRILDEALAGRLRQMLEDAVQEGTGEQAQIPGFRTAGKTGTAQRAVNGGFDDKHHVAWFAGFLPMPNPRIVVVVAVEDPSETDFWASSVAAPIFAEIAEASACLLDFAPTEPVVITGQQMAQREETTDADNA; from the coding sequence ATGAACCGGCGGCGCCTGCTGGTTGTTGTTGCGGGACTGCTGTTGGGAGCGATTGCGGTCGTGGCCAGGAGCTTTCAGATCACGGTCGTCGAGCATGGTGACTGGGCGCGCCGAGCTGTGCGGCAACAACAGCACATCATCGAGGTGCCGGTGCCGCGTGGAGATATCAAATCTTCAGACGGTTACATTCTCGCGACGTCGATCGACAGGGTCGCAATCCAGGTCAATACCCGACATCTCGAGTACCCGGAGATCTTCGTGCCGGCTGTCGCGCCTTTGCTGGGTCAATCAGAGGAGGATCTCGAGCGCAGGCTCGGAGGAGGTCCGAGGTCGATCTGGCTCGCGCAACGGGTGCCGCTCCAGCTTGCGGAGCAGGTCGCCGATCTGGCGCCGCGCGCAGTTGCATTGGTGCCGGATTACGAGCGTGTCTACCCGCAAGCCCGACTGGCGGCGCCAGTCATCGGGTTCGTCGGTCGTGAAGAACTTCGAACTGTTGGCCGATCAGGGTTCGAGCACCACTTCGATGCCTATCTTGCCGGGGAACCGGAGCAGTACTTGGCGGTCAACGATGCCATTCAGCGGAAAGTCCAGTTGCAGCGAATGCAGAGGGGTCGTGCAGGTCTCGATCTGCAGCTGACCTTGATGGCAAAGCTGCAGGCACGGTGTGAAGCATTTCTCGAACGTGCGATCGAAACACATGATGCGCACGCCGCGTCGGCGGTGGTTGTCGATGTCAAAAGTGGGCGCATTCTCGCGCTCGCCTCCCTCCCGTCGTTCGATCCGGCGAACCCAGGGGCCGAGAAGCCCGAAAACTGGCGCCTCCGACCGGTCCAGGATGCCGTCGAACCCGGGTCGACTGTGAAACCGTTTATTGCTGCAGCCGCACTGTCGGCGAATGTCGTCCGTCCGGGAGAGCGGTTCCGATGTCTCGACCACGGCAGCCGGGTGGCCGGATACTGGATTCGCGACCACGCCGATCCGGGCCGCTACACGATCGACGAGATCGTCGCCTACTCTGCGAATGCGGGCATCATCGAGGTTGCCGAGCGACTTCCGGAAGATGTCTTGTGGAAGTCATTCGACGCCTTCGGGTTCGGCCGTCGTACCGGTGTCGGCTTCCCGGCCGAGGCGCGTGGTCTGCTCCCGGAAACCCGCACCTGGTCGAAGCTGAGCCGTGCGGGCTTCGCCCTCGGACAGGAGCTCATCGTCAGCCCGCTCCAGATGGCGATGGCCTACGCCGCGATCGCCAACGGTGGCTGGCTCGTGCAACCGCAGCTGCTCATGCCCGAGGAGTCTGCCTCGAGAGCGCCCGAACCAGTCGAACGAACCCGAATCCTCGACGAGGCCCTTGCCGGCCGGCTTCGACAGATGCTCGAGGATGCGGTTCAAGAGGGCACCGGCGAGCAAGCGCAAATCCCGGGATTCAGAACCGCGGGGAAAACCGGAACTGCCCAAAGGGCGGTCAACGGAGGTTTCGACGACAAACATCATGTTGCCTGGTTCGCGGGCTTCCTGCCTATGCCGAATCCCAGGATTGTGGTGGTTGTGGCCGTCGAGGACCCATCCGAGACCGATTTTTGGGCGTCGTCGGTCGCTGCACCGATCTTCGCCGAGATCGCCGAGGCGTCGGCCTGCCTTCTCGATTTCGCTCCGACCGAACCAGTTGTGATTACAGGTCAACAGATGGCCCAGCGCGAAGAGACGACAGATGCGGACAATGCATGA
- the rsmH gene encoding 16S rRNA (cytosine(1402)-N(4))-methyltransferase RsmH has protein sequence MASDHLPVLTSRVVELLAPAAPGLLVDATVGLGGHAEALLQAEADFQLVGLDRDPAALGRAGERLRLFTGRVHLVEATFDRMPAVLRELGLGPPNAVLADLGCSSLQLDNPERGFSFSKDGPLDMRMGGSGPTAADLLEMAEWEDLVRILRDYGEERKARAISRAIVERREKTPIRTTRQLGQLVQDVVGIGGRRIHPATRTFQALRIAVNDEIGQIERFLEPAIQSLSPGGRIAVISFHSLEDRIVKHTFRRLEGRCVCPPDFPVCRCNPDRLVDVLTTSPIRPDDDEVAANPRARSARLRAAVKRGGDG, from the coding sequence GTGGCCTCCGATCATCTGCCGGTACTCACCAGTCGCGTGGTGGAGCTCCTGGCGCCAGCGGCCCCAGGTCTTTTGGTCGATGCCACGGTCGGCCTCGGAGGTCATGCCGAGGCCTTGCTGCAGGCAGAGGCCGACTTTCAGCTGGTCGGGCTGGATCGTGATCCGGCGGCCCTCGGCCGGGCCGGTGAACGACTTCGGTTATTCACCGGCCGTGTGCATCTCGTCGAGGCGACCTTCGACCGGATGCCGGCAGTTCTTCGTGAGCTCGGTCTCGGGCCTCCGAACGCGGTGTTGGCCGACCTCGGTTGCTCATCGCTCCAGCTCGACAACCCAGAACGCGGATTCAGCTTCTCCAAGGATGGTCCTCTCGACATGCGGATGGGGGGGAGCGGTCCGACGGCAGCCGATCTGCTCGAGATGGCCGAGTGGGAGGATCTGGTGAGGATTCTCCGGGATTACGGCGAGGAGCGAAAGGCCCGCGCGATATCCAGGGCGATCGTCGAGCGTCGGGAGAAAACCCCTATACGAACCACCCGCCAGCTCGGCCAGCTGGTCCAGGATGTGGTCGGCATCGGCGGTCGGCGCATTCACCCGGCGACCCGGACATTCCAGGCGCTGCGCATCGCGGTCAATGACGAGATCGGGCAGATCGAGCGTTTTCTCGAACCGGCGATTCAAAGTCTCAGCCCGGGTGGCCGGATCGCGGTGATCTCCTTCCATTCACTCGAGGATCGGATCGTCAAGCACACCTTTCGAAGGCTCGAAGGTCGCTGCGTCTGTCCTCCGGACTTTCCGGTGTGTCGATGCAATCCCGATCGTCTCGTCGATGTGTTGACGACGTCTCCCATCCGACCGGACGACGACGAGGTGGCTGCCAACCCGCGAGCGCGCTCGGCTCGATTGCGCGCCGCCGTCAAGCGCGGAGGGGACGGATGA
- a CDS encoding division/cell wall cluster transcriptional repressor MraZ, which translates to MERFRGGFPATIDAKGRFKLPARLREQLETGFGREVYVCSFFPHELRVYPLAVWQAVEERLLNKPAMKPAVLKLVERVNYGQLLEMDDQGRILVPVLLREMVEVKGEVVVSGRINHLAVTNRSRAASFLKEASLSDEELEELAQLEL; encoded by the coding sequence AGGATTTCCGGCCACCATCGACGCCAAGGGGCGTTTCAAGCTCCCTGCGCGGTTGCGTGAGCAACTCGAAACAGGATTCGGCCGCGAGGTCTACGTTTGCTCCTTCTTCCCTCACGAGCTTCGCGTCTACCCCCTCGCGGTCTGGCAGGCCGTCGAGGAGAGGCTGCTGAACAAACCGGCGATGAAGCCGGCTGTACTGAAACTGGTTGAACGGGTGAATTACGGGCAGCTGCTCGAGATGGATGATCAGGGACGGATCCTGGTCCCGGTCTTGCTGCGGGAAATGGTGGAGGTGAAGGGAGAGGTCGTGGTTTCGGGCCGCATCAATCACCTCGCCGTCACCAACCGCTCTCGGGCCGCCTCCTTCCTCAAGGAAGCCTCGTTGAGCGATGAGGAGCTCGAGGAACTCGCGCAGCTGGAGCTGTGA
- a CDS encoding septum formation initiator family protein, with product MMDFPVVDPSNRFLKPQKDRAWPQVLSALIGVSTLVVLALALVGWPRLKSTSIHYELIRLRAQVAELEQRQRALQLELEHERSPERLAARARELGMVPAAPVGVPAPSSVEAVR from the coding sequence ATGATGGACTTTCCGGTCGTCGATCCCTCCAATAGATTCCTGAAACCGCAGAAGGACCGTGCCTGGCCGCAGGTGTTGAGCGCCTTGATCGGTGTGTCGACACTGGTGGTCCTGGCGCTGGCACTGGTCGGGTGGCCGAGACTCAAGAGCACCTCCATTCATTACGAGCTGATCAGGCTGAGAGCGCAGGTAGCGGAGCTCGAACAGCGCCAACGCGCGCTCCAGCTCGAGCTCGAGCACGAGCGGAGCCCGGAGCGGTTGGCCGCGCGCGCTCGGGAGCTCGGCATGGTCCCGGCTGCGCCGGTCGGAGTTCCGGCCCCGTCGTCGGTCGAGGCAGTGCGATGA